The following is a genomic window from Epinephelus moara isolate mb chromosome 17, YSFRI_EMoa_1.0, whole genome shotgun sequence.
TAATCAGTACGAAGGGGGCAGGGCAACAACTCCAcctcagctgtgattggttgcaTTGTGATGTCAGTCTTCACAGGAAGTGATTGGTTGCATTGTGATGTCAGTCTTCACAGGAAGAGTGCTGCTTTTTAATTTGACTGAAATGATGAATGAACTACAATCATTCCCAGAATCCCTTGGGACTGATTTACACTGTAGTCctgattgttattttaaattattttatttgattcagtttttttcctttttcagttGAATCtgtagtttttaatttttaggCAGTTGAGGCTTCTGTATTTAGAACGATATCTAGAAATGTCTTTATTAGGAAATAAACTTAACAATAGTCAGAATTTCTTCTGCAGGATTTCAGTTTTTCTAATGTTAAatattctgacattttaaaacatttgcattCATTTCCTTTTACagtcacttttttattttaatactaaCTTTTTTCACaatgaattattttaatttataattaACTATTTTGCTCTCACTTTATCattttgcaaatgtttcactgctgattatattttaaaatcattacattttattttctgtatttttttctaagttattatttttatatttatcgtttttttattttgtattgttttattcagattcagtgatttttttctataattttctttgtcattctTCAAATGTTTCCatgatttgattttgaaatcaatttatttttgtttatatttacttttaaaaattatgttcttaatgattttatttaataatgaggggtttttttcagtcattttgctgaaagaattttaaaactgttacatattattttgtatttttgtagccaatcagaaaaTGATGCATTATAGCAATAGATTTATTTCTGTACATTAATGTTGCATCAAATCAGATCTGTGGTCAGTTTAGAGCAgagttattatagttttgtatttttaacgTTTAAACTGTTGAGCTTTTATTAGcttgagtatttttatttttattataatatgGGGGGAGTCAGCAGGCAGATTAAAGaagttcttatttttattttattttattttagtttgaatAATATCACTTCAGTTACCTTCCTTTTCTTTTAAgtctttttcatttatttttacattgagagaactaaaatgttttttacacCTAGCTGTATCTTTTAGTTTGAGTTCACTATAATAACTGGTTTAGTTAGACGCATGTTTCCTGCGGTCATGTGACCAGCTCAGCAGCACGACGCCCTCTGGTGGTCAGACCCTGATATTACACTGGTTACTGTAGCAACATCATCAACTCAATAAATGACTGTTATGTTTTGTAAACACCTCAGTGATGAGTACATCGTGCTTCTTGTGactccttcacaataaaagcctcccTGTGTTTGTCCAGTTGAAGCAGCAGTAACAGAAGTCACCTGTGCAGGTGAAGTGAAGCAGGAAGTTGTTCTCAGGGAACAGACGGAGGGTGAAATCAAACACAGCAGCCTGATGTTAGACATCATTCCTGTTCTATCAGACAGGATaaatacacaacaaaaacatgattgaaCAACAGATTTAGTGTGCAGGGCTAAGTTGAGGCTGGAGTCGAAGATTACACCGAGGTTTCTGCAAATGTTGAGTAAAGTCTTTTTGAGTCTGGACCTGAAAATCATCTCAGAAAGCCATCGAATCCCGGCCTGATTATCCTGAGGACTAAAATTAACAAAGTAGTAAAATGATCGTCTGtataaaataacacacacttcctgtccaGGACAACAAAGAACAACTCTtatttccatgtttttacaTCATTTCCTCTGCACATGGATccatcagtttgtttttgtgggtAAGAATGAGCGCTGACCAACAAACTCCAGTAACCCCAGTAACACAGCAGGTGAAACCAGTTCAgacacacaaaccacatgttgGTGACTGTGTCTTTATTCTCTTAAAGAGACATTGAACAGCATCATGTtccagtgacagagagagagagagatcacaTCTGTGGAGATGAACAGTTAAAGAACATTAAAAAGACTAGCAGCACTGCCCCCTGGTTgtgtgactccgcccaccagtccaccctgtggttgtatgactccgcccaccagtccaccctgtggttgtatgactccgcccaccagcccaccctgtggttgtatgactccgcccaccagcccaccctgtggttgtatgactccgcccaccagcccaccctgtggttgtatgactccgcccaccagcccNNNNNNNNNNNNNNNNNNNNNNNNNNNNNNNNNNNNNNNNNNNNNNNNNNNNNNNNNNNNNNNNNNNNNNNNNNNNNNNNNNNNNNNNNNNNNNNNNNNNNNNNNNNNNNNNNNNNNNNNNNNNNNNNNNNNNNNNNNNNNNNNNNNNNNNNNNNNNNNNNNNNNNNNNNNNNNNNNNNNNNNNNNNNNNaatgtttgtgccaaatttaaagaaattcccccaTGGCGTTCTTGAAGTTATCACggtcatgagaatgggacggacagatggacGCACAAATCAGCCTCAGCTATCACCGGGGcagacacaaaaaacagttCAGAGGTGCAAACTACATTTAAAACCACTTTTAAACATAAATACTGTCGGTGTCTTAAACACTATAAATGTAACATCAAAGTAAAACTGAGCTCAGACTCGTTCAGGTGGACGACAGTCTGAAACCTAACACAAGCAATGCATACGAGCTGCAGGTGAGTTGAAGGAAGAAACGCTCCTTAAACACCaagaagaaacaggaagtgttctGACACTCAGAAACCATTGTGGGAGAACCACTGTGCTCTGGCAACCACGTCGTTGGCGAAGTCTCCGTATGGCGTCACGCTGTCCACCTCGTCATATGACAGAGGGGTGACTCGCTCCTCACCTGAGATGTAACACGCCAACGCAcctaaagcacacacacacacacacacacacacacacaagaacatcAACACGTTGCAGCTCATCGATCAAACCGACCTATGGCCATCACAGGACTCAATGGGCTGTTATTTAACCGTTTATTTAACGTGTTAATGAGTTTTAGAAGAGACAACGTCATGTCTTTACCTTTGAGCTGCTGCTCTTTGGTCCAGTCCGGCTTCGTCCTCTGCATGGTCTTTATGAGCTGGATGAAGTAGGTGACTCCCTGATCCACGTGATCCACACTGAACGCGTTTCCTTTCACCGCGTGGTAATGCTTATTGATCTGCAGCAAAGGGACAACATCAGGAAACATCTGACAGGCGGTACAGGACGTAAACACTGTCTCACCTCCACAGAGCCCCGCCTCCTTTAAACAGCATCCCaacccacacacgcacacacacacacacactcacacacacactcacacactcacacacacacacactcacaactcACACACNNNNNNNNNNNNNNNNNNNNNNNNNNNNNNNNNNNNNNNNNNNNNNNNNNNNNNNNNNNNNNNNNNNNNNNNNNNNNNNNNNNNNNNNNNNNNNNNNNNNNNNcacacactcacacacacacacactcacacactcacacactcacacacacacacacacacacacacacacacagacctgcatGAGGCCAAAGCAGGTGTGGTCGCTCTTTCCGTAGCCGTCGGGTCTCAGGGAGGTTCCAGCCTGAGACTGTCTGGAGATGATGGCGGCGATCAGAGCGGGGTGGACACCaagtctgcaggagaccagagagactGTCAACGTGACTCTGATCGAGTAAATACAGCTGACAGCTCAGAACCTGGAGGTCACACTCTGTATCATGGTTTCCTGTTATAACATGTAACACTGTGATACAGTGTTCTCCAGTGTTCAGGTTCATGTCTTCACAGAGGAATCAGACGGTTTATCTTCAGCTCCTGGATGAGCTCATTACTGAAGatcaacaaacaaaagaacCTGAGAGTTCTGCTTTACCTGCAGAATGAAAGAGACTCAAGATTCAAAACcatgcacagacacaaaacaaccacaaagagacaacacTACAAAGAGATACGAAACTGCCAGAAAGAAGCACAAAgcagccacaaagagacacacaacaaccacaaaaagacacaaaactacaaagagatacaaaacaaccacaaagacacaaaacaaccacaaggagacacaaaacaaccacaaagagacacagaacaatcacaaagagacacaaaacaaccacaaggagacacaaaacaaccacagagacacagaaaaaccacaaagagacacaaaacaaccacaagacacaaaacaaccacaaagagacaacacTACAAAGAGATACGAAACTGCCAGAAAGAAGCACAAAgcagccacaaagagacacacaacaaccacaaaaagacacaaaactacaaagagatacaaaacaaccacaaagacacaaaacaaccacaaggagacacaaaNNNNNNNNNNNNNNNNNNNNNNNNNNNNNNNNNNNNNNNNNNNNNNNNNNNNNNNNNNNNNNNNNNNNNNNNNNNNNNNNNNNNNNNNNNNNNNNNNNNNNNNNNNNNNNNNNNNNNNNNNNNNNNNNNNNNNNNNNNNNNNNNNNNNNNNNNNNNNNNNNNNNNNNNNNNNNNNNNNNNNNNNNNNNNNNNNNNNNNNNNNNNNNNNNNNNNNNNNNNNNNNNNNNNNNNNNNNNNNNNNNNNNNNNNNNNNNNNNNNNNNNNNNNNNNNNNNNNNNNNNNNNNNNNNNNNNNNNNNNNNNNNNNNNNNNNNNNNNNNNNNNNNNNNNNNNNNNNNNNNNNNNNNNNNNNNNNNNNNNNNNNNNNNNNNNNNNNNNNNNNNNNNNNNNNNNNNNNNNNNNNNNNNNNNNNNNNNNNNNNNNNNNNNNNNNNNNNNNNNNNNNNNNNNNNNNNNNNNNNNNNNNNNNNNNNNNNNNNNNNNNNNNNNNNNNNNNNNNNNNNNNNNNNNNNNNNNNNNNNNNNNNNNNNNNNNNNNNNNNNNNNNNNNNNNNNNNNNNNNNNNNNNNNNNNNNNNNNNNNNNNNNNNNNNNNNNNNNNNNNNNNNNNNNNNNNNNNNNNNNNNNNNNNNNNNNNNNNNNNNNNNNNNNNNNNNNNNNNNNNNNNNNNNNNNNNNNNNNNNNNNNNNNNNNNNNNNNNNNNNNNNNNNNNNNNNNNNNNNNNNNNNNNNNNNNNNNNNNNNNNNNNNNNNNNNNNNNNNNNNNNNNNNNNNNNNNNNNNNNNNNNNNNNNNNNNNNNNNNNNNNNNNNNNNNNNNNNNNNNNNNNNNNNNNNNNNNNNNNNNNNNNNNNNNNNNNNNNNNNNNNNNNNNNNNNNNNNNNNNNNNNNNNNNNNNNNNNNNNNNNNNNNNNNNNNNNNNNNNNNNNNNNNNNNNNNNNNNNNNNNNNNNNNNNNNNNNNNNNNNNNNNNNNNNNNNNNNNNNNNNNNNNNNNNNNNNNNNNNNNNNNNNNNNNNNNNNNNNNNNNNNNNNNNNNNNNNNNNNNNNNNNNNNNNNNNNNNNNNNNNNNNNNNNNNNNNNNNNNNNNNNNNNNNNNNNNNNNNNNNNNNNNNNNNNNNNNNNNNNNNNNNNNNNNNNNNNNNNNNNNNNNNNNNNNNNNNNNNNNNNNNNNNNNNNNNNNNNNNNNNNNNNNNNNNNNNNNNNNNNNNNNNNNNNNNNNNNNNNNNNNNNNNNNNNNNNNNNNNNNNNNNNNNNNNNNNNNNNNNNNNNNNNNNNNNNNNNNNNNNNNNNNNNNNNNNNNNNNNNNNNNNNNNNNNNNNNNNNNNNNNNNNNNNNNNNNNNNNNNNNNNNNNNNNNNNNNNNNNNNNNNNNNNNNNNNNNNNNNNNNNNNNNNNNNNNNNNNNNNNNNNNNNNNNNNNNNNNNNNNNNNNNNNNNNNNNNNNNNNNNNNNNNNNNNNNNNNNNNNNNNNNNNNNNNNNNNNNNNNNNNNNNNNNNNNNNNNNNNNNNNNNNNNNNNNNNNNNNNNNNNNNNNNNNNNNNNNNNNNNNNNNNNNNNNNNNNNNNNNNNNNNNNNNNNNNNNNNNNNNNNNNNNNNNNNNNNNNNNNNNNNNNNNNNNNNNNNNNNNNNNNNNNNNNNNNNNNNNNNNNNNNNNNNNNNNNNNNNNNNNNNNNNNNNNNNNNNNNNNNNNNNNNNNNNNNNNNNNNNNNNNNNNNNNNNNNNNNNNNNNNNNNNNNNNNNNNNNNNNNNNNNNNNNNNNNNNNNNNNNNNNNNNNNNNNNNNNNNNNNNNNNNNNNNNNNNNNNNNNNNNNNNNNNNNNNNNNNNNNNNNNNNNNNNNNNNNNNNNNNNNNNNNNNNNNNNNNNNNNNNNNNNNNNNNNNNNNNNNNNNNNNNNNNNNNNNNNNNNNNNNNNNNNNNNNNNNNNNNNNNNNNNNNNNNNNNNNNNNNNNNNNNNNNNNNNNNNNNNNNNNNNNNNNNNNNNNNNNNNNNNNNNNNNNNNNNNNNNNNNNNNNNNNNNNNNNNNNNNNNNNNNNNNNNNNNNNNNNNNNNNNNNNNNNNNNNNNNNNNNNNNNNNNNNNNNNNNNNNNNNNNNNNNNNNNNNNNNNNNNNNNNNNNNNNNNNNNNNNNNNNNNNNNNNNNNNNNNNNNNNNNNNNNNNNNNNNNNNNNNNNNNNNNNNNNNNNNNNNNNNNNNNNNNNNNNNNNNNNNNNNNNNNNNNNNNNNNNNNNNNNNNNNNNNNNNNNNNNNNNNNNNNNNNNNNNNNNNNNNNNNNNNNNNNNNNNNNNNNNNNNNNNNNNNNNNNNNNNNNNNNNNNNNNNNNNNNNNNNNNNNNNNNNNNNNNNNNNNNNNNNNNNNNNNNNNNNNNNNNNNNNNNNNNNNNNNNNNNNNNNNNNNNNNNNNNNNNNNNNNNNNNNNNNNNNNNNNNNNNNNNNNNNNNNNNNNNNNNNNNNNNNNNNNNNNNNNNNNNNNNNNNNNNNNNNNNNNNNNNNNNNNNNNNNNNNNNNNNNNNNNNNNNNNNNNNNNNNNNNNNNNNNNNNNNNNNNNNNNNNNNNNNNNNNNNNNNNNNNNNNNNNNNNNNNNNNNNNNNNNNNNNNNNNNNNNNNNNNNNNNNNNNNNNNNNNNNNNNNNNNNNNNNNNNNNNNNNNNNNNNNNNNNNNNNNNNNNNNNNNNNNNNNNNNNNNNNNNNNNNNNNNNNNNNNNNNNNNNNNNNNNNNNNNNNNNNNNNNNNNNNNNNNNNNNNNNNNNNNNNNNNNNNNNNNNNNNNNNNNNNNNNNNNNNNNNNNNNNNNNNNNNNNNNNNNNNNNNNNNNNNNNNNNNNNNNNNNNNNNNNNNNNNNNNNNNNNNNNNNNNNNNNNNNNNNNNNNNNNNNNNNNNNNNNNNNNNNNNNNNNNNNNNNNNNNNNNNNNNNNNNNNNNNNNNNNNNNNNNNNNNNNNNNNNNNNNNNNNNNNNNNNNNNNNNNNNNNNNNNNNNNNNNNNNNNNNNNNNNNNNNNNNNNNNNNNNNNNNNNNNNNNNNNNNNNNNNNNNNNNNNNNNNNNNNNNNNNNNNNNNNNNNNNNNNNNNNNNNNNNNNNNNNNNNNNNNNNNNNNNNNNNNNNNNNNNNNNNNNNNNNNNNNNNNNNNNNNNNNNNNNNNNNNNNNNNNNNNNNNNNNNNNNNNNNNNNNNNNNNNNNNNNNNNNNNNNNNNNNNNNNNNNNNNNNNNNNNNNNNNNNNNNNNNNNNNNNNNNNNNNNNNNNNNNNNNNNNNNNNNNNNNNNNNNNNNNNNNNNNNNNNNNNNNNNNNNNNNNNNNNNNNNNNNNNNNNNNNNNNNNNNNNNNNNNNNNNNNNNNNNNNNNNNNNNNNNNNNNNNNNNNNNNNNNNNNNNNNNNNNNNNNNNNNNNNNNNNNNNNNNNNNNNNNNNNNNNNNNNNNNNNNNNNNNNNNNNNNNNNNNNNNNNNNNNNNNNNNNNNNNNNNNNNNNNNNNNNNNNNNNNNNNNNNNNNNNNNNNNNNNNNNNNNNNNNNNNNNNNNNNNNNNNNNNNNNNNNNNNNNNNNNNNNNNNNNNNNNNNNNNNNNNNNNNNNNNNNNNNNNNNNNNNNNNNNNNNNNNNNNNNNNNNNNNNNNNNNNNNNNNNNNNNNNNNNNNNNNNNNNNNNNNNNNNNNNNNNNNNNNNNNNNNNNNNNNNNNNNNNNNNNNNNNNNNNNNNNNNNNNNNNNNNNNNNNNNNNNNNNNNNNNNNNNNNNNNNNNNNNNNNNNNNNNNNNNNNNNNNNNNNNNNNNNNNNNNNNNNNNNNNNNNNNNNNNNNNNNNNNNNNNNNNNNNNNNNNNNNNNNNNNNNNNNNNNNNNNNNNNNNNNNNNNNNNNNNNNNNNNNNNNNNNNNNNNNNNNNNNNNNNNNNNNNNNNNNNNNNNNNNNNNNNNNNNNNNNNNNNNNNNNNNNNNNNNNNNNNNNNNNNNNNNNNNNNNNNNNNNNNNNNNNNNNNNNNNNNNNNNNNNNNNNNNNNNNNNNNNNNNNNNNNNNNNNNNNNNNNNNNNNNNNNNNNNNNNNNNNNNNNNNNNNNNNNNNNNNNNNNNNNNNNNNNNNNNNNNNNNNNNNNNNNNNNNNNNNNNNNNNNNNNNNNNNNNNNNNNNNNNNNNNNNNNNNNNNNNNNNNNNNNNNNNNNNNNNNNNNNNNNNNNNNNNNNNNNNNNNNNNNNNNNNNNNNNNNNNNNNNgctagctagctagcttgcactatctggcgtctgtcatctgtcctgttctgcaaaattgtcggatttttcatattacgataacacgccagctagtataactatgctgcctcgtaatgttagctggttagctagctagctagcgagcagaagtcccctgtcgtctttagttcatcaaacaaagcatgatgaatacagcaaacgcgatcggtaggatgaactcaactggagactccattgtaaatgccggttggaaatgtagatggctcgcagcttcctgtttgaaatagttacgtatgcgtgaacgtaaccaaCGCAGTGatgtagtgagtggtgtcccaattcctagggaaagatttcaacccctacccctcgttgcttcatttcgagggccaaggggtagtgggcaagggctaggggtagtgggttaggggtagtggacaagggctaaggggtagtgggcaagggctagtggacaagggctaaggggtagtgggcaagggctaaGGGGTTGTGGACAAGGGataaggggtagtgggcaagagctaggggtagtgggcaagggctagtggacaagggctaaggggtagtgggcaagggctagtggacaagggctaaggggtagtgggcaagggctaaGGGGATGTggacaagggctaaggggtagtgggcaacagctaggggtagtgggcaagggctaaggggtagtgggcaagggctagtGGACAAGGGttaaggggtagtgggcaagggctagtggacaagggctaaggggtagtgggcaagagctaggggtagtgggcaagagctaggggtagtgggcaagggctaaggggtagtgggcaagggctagtggacaagggctaaggggtagtgggcaagggctaaggggttgtggacaagggctaaggggtagtgggcaagtgCTAAGGGCTAGTGGGTAGTGGACAAgagggtattgggattgggccttaaaaaaagtgttgttataataaagttaagtaCAATCTTAATACATTTCAATATAGTACCGTTacgataaagttaaataaagtactgttacaatattTCAATACAgtttaaccaaaccagagctggtgattgatGGAGCAGAGAAGAGATGAACcaaaatggttttattttgtttctgttgactttgaatgaagtgtgttttcgATGATGAAATGACTGTTTAAATTGAGGTGGGTTTGGTGACAGTGATCTCAGGGCTGGTTCTGGTTAACAGAATAACAATCTAagcctgtcagtgacagaaACAATCACTGTTAGTGCTTgcagtggttacactgcaggtTGTTTCACCGCTGCAGCGCTCTCTGTTAACActggacacattttaaaacttgttcccatcagtcacttccacataaaaacatctgcaaacaggattcaggttgaaaaatacaaaagttaTCATCTAACTAACTCAGAAACTTTCCTGAACTTTACCGACCCTGTGCACCCTCTGTGTCCAGCTGCTATTTAAAGTTCAGGATGAGATAAACTGAGCTGCTGACCTAAAAACAAACTCACCCTCTTGTTGTCCCTCTGTCTCCCGTCTGATCAGTCCGTAGTAGAACTCTGAAaatcacagacaggaagtcagactgTGGAccatgctaaatgctaactgctaactctATAAACCCCAGCAGAGCCGACCGGTCAGACGCTGCAGAGAAGATCGCAGCTTCTTGATCATCCCCAGAGGAACGACAAAGACCACGACGGCGGTGGCGACAAACACCAGCAGGAAGGCGACCAGCAGCACGAGGTAACATCCGGGTCCTTCCTCTGGAGGATGGAACTCATCTACGAAACATTCAGAGGAGAACGTGACACTGACTGCAGTTGTATCTCAGTACATTTACAATGACAGTTTCAAAAAGCATTGAcgcagcagaaccagagagaTCATCGTCttgaatgcaggacttctaCTTGTAATGCAGTATTTTTAATAATGTACTGATAGTTTTACTTTAGGatctatatatttatatacttaactgattaaaaacaacagacagacgGTTACAATCATAATGAAGATCCCAAAAACCACTAACTATAAAACTGTACAGAGAAAAACATGTTGATTTAGACATGTGAATATTTACCTGTGATATGAATCTTGTTTTCGTTGGCCAGGCTCGTTCCAGGGATTTCCACTCTACAGATCAAGGTTCCATTTCCTGTTCCTGTCGCTGTGACAGAGGGACGAGACagaaacaagagaaaacaaacagtcaGAACAAAACCTGCCTGggaattttcatgttttaagttTTCTTCGGTATCACAGTGACGCAGTGAGAGCTGTCTGTGCGACCATGAGTTCACACCAACAGGATGTGCTCACACATCATTCAGCTCACTGTGAACGGAAACTAATGAAGACTGAAACTAGAATTAcgaccctgtggttgtatgactccgcccaccagtccagtgtctctgacagtctccatccatgtcagtgaaaacatggatgcttcacacaaagaagatctatacaatcagcacagtttcaagattagagtcaccaattcagtatctgaccaaatgtctccccttctgttcctgagatatgacgttaaaacatgatgatgtcacagtcaagctgacctttgaccttttgacctttattattttatcctgttagacatttgtgtcaagtttggtcagaattagtgaatgaattcttcagttatggacaaaaacatgtttgtgaggtcacactgacctttgaccttcaaccacaaaatcccaatcagttcattcttcagtcgaagtgaatgtttgtgccaactttaaagaaattcccgcaaggtgttcttgagacgttcattttcacaagaatgagacagatccaaggtcacaatgaccttaacctttgaccaccaaaaactaatcagttcattgttatgTCCAAATgaacctttgtgccaaatttgaataatatccctcaagctgttcttgagatatcacaatCATGAAAATGTgatagatgcaaggtcacagtgaccctgacctatgaccaccaaaatgtaatcagttcattgttgagtccaactTAACATTcatacaaatttttttttttaaatttcctcaaggtattcttgagatattgcgtccacgagaaagaaacagacaaggtcacagtgaccttgacctttgaccaccaaaatgtaatcagttactTGTCGTGTCCGAGTGAACCTTGGTGCCAAATttacctcaaggtgttcttgaggtatATGAAACAgatgagatcacagtgaccttgacctttgacctatgaccaccaacaGTGGTTGAGAGGATTTAAGAAgtcttgtttgttaaatgaacgACATTAAAATCCAATTCTATCATaagttcatgttttattgtgcTACAATAGAAAACACATTCCCTGTTCATGTTTACCccagtctttttttgtctctttgttatgtaaataaataaacaaaggaaAATATCAAGACCAGGATGTTGACCCGTGGTTAACTGACCTTTAGCAGCTGTTGCCGTGGTAACAAGCACCCTGACAGAGTAGAGGAGGTCCGGTCCGACTGAGGACTCGACCCTCGCAGCGAGGACGTTCCTGCTGGAGTCCAACAGAGACACCAGAGGCTCCGGATTCCAGCCGCTCGACTCACACTGAACCAgcagctgattggctgaagaCCTCCTCACAGAGAAGAACACCTCCGACACCTGAGCTGC
Proteins encoded in this region:
- the LOC126403886 gene encoding butyrophilin subfamily 2 member A2-like, translated to MKLTGFSFFFCCSVQLFSSVMRPASGKPVQSAPPGRVSAAAGTDVILPCGLTSSYSSSGVRAVEWFRVDGPSPVTVHVVRDGEELVREKAAEYHHRRTAILEDGSLKLFGVQQRDNGTYRCGLLRGSTVENVFVSLLVAQVSEVFFSVRRSSANQLLVQCESSGWNPEPLVSLLDSSRNVLAARVESSVGPDLLYSVRVLVTTATAAKATGTGNGTLICRVEIPGTSLANENKIHITDEFHPPEEGPGCYLVLLVAFLLVFVATAVVVFVVPLGMIKKLRSSLQRLTGRLCWEFYYGLIRRETEGQQEGEFVFSCIYSIRVTLTVSLVSCRLGVHPALIAAIISRQSQAGTSLRPDGYGKSDHTCFGLMQINKHYHAVKGNAFSVDHVDQGVTYFIQLIKTMQRTKPDWTKEQQLKGALACYISGEERVTPLSYDEVDSVTPYGDFANDVVARAQWFSHNGF